A genomic window from Acinetobacter chinensis includes:
- a CDS encoding energy transducer TonB translates to MLRKINFSPLVNNWWKDPVFATAVIMAAVLHLLVLSVQFTMSEPQDAAVREIAVTMRPSETEVKNADFLAQADQQGSGTFREAHRMSSDMPAPMIDQSAGEQKQESREQMQQKKELSFEEKVLMTTLSWQKEAEQNRRKKAADEMNSQYQAKAAMIASLEAQYLQRQQNFSRQQKIKTVDGIQAKQDMTAAYMEKFRQKVEFYGNRYYPDLAKAQQLAGEVRLMVILNQNGGIRAIRLIEGSGHSVLDEAAKASVRKAAPFGAFDVKMKDISELRIVRTWRFDPADAEFEVN, encoded by the coding sequence ATGCTCAGGAAAATTAACTTTTCTCCACTGGTGAATAACTGGTGGAAAGACCCTGTTTTTGCAACAGCAGTGATCATGGCTGCCGTTCTGCATTTACTGGTGTTGTCTGTGCAGTTCACCATGTCCGAACCACAGGATGCAGCGGTCAGGGAAATTGCGGTCACCATGCGCCCGAGTGAGACGGAAGTTAAAAATGCCGATTTTCTAGCACAGGCAGATCAGCAGGGTTCAGGAACATTCCGTGAAGCACATCGTATGTCCAGTGATATGCCTGCTCCAATGATTGACCAGAGTGCAGGGGAGCAGAAGCAGGAAAGTCGGGAGCAGATGCAGCAGAAAAAAGAGCTGAGCTTCGAAGAAAAAGTACTGATGACCACGCTCAGCTGGCAGAAAGAAGCGGAGCAGAACCGTCGTAAAAAAGCGGCAGATGAAATGAACAGCCAGTATCAGGCAAAGGCAGCCATGATTGCCAGTCTGGAAGCACAGTATCTGCAGCGTCAGCAGAACTTCAGCCGTCAGCAGAAAATTAAAACTGTGGATGGTATTCAGGCTAAACAGGATATGACAGCTGCTTATATGGAAAAATTCCGGCAAAAAGTCGAGTTTTACGGTAACCGCTATTATCCCGACCTGGCAAAAGCACAGCAGCTAGCTGGAGAAGTACGCCTGATGGTGATTCTGAATCAGAACGGCGGAATCCGTGCTATTCGCCTGATTGAAGGTTCAGGTCATTCTGTGCTTGATGAGGCAGCAAAAGCATCTGTCCGTAAAGCAGCTCCATTTGGTGCATTTGATGTAAAAATGAAAGATATTTCTGAACTTCGAATTGTCAGAACATGGCGTTTTGATCCTGCAGATGCTGAGTTTGAGGTGAACTGA